The genomic interval GAGATCCAATTGGGAGATTTGTTGCAACTGTTTGACTTGGGCGGCGAAATCCCGTTGCAGGGAAGTGCGGCGCGTGGTGATGGCGGATACTTTTCTCATCCGAGGTAATGATTCCGGCTAAAATGGAGGTAAAGTTCGCCAACTGCCGACAACACAATTGGCAAATAAATAATCAAAATAAACTGCTCTCTTTTTTCATACACCGCCAGCAACAAGGGGACAGACTCATTTTCCGGCAAGAACCGAAAAAATCATCAATTTTTTTCCGAACCGGTGGTCCAACCGCACGGATGCGTTTGATTCTCGTCTGGCATCTGCTGCCACACGAAAAATTGAGAATTGACGGTACTGGGCGTATCATGGACCCCGCTACCAGGGAATAACCCAAACTACCGCCAGAAATCACGCGTCCGCTGAGCGTGTGTGGGACACAAGTGATATCTGCTTGATGCAATATAGTATTTTCCTAAATAATAAATCAGTCAAGGCTAAAAATATAAGAATTATGTTAAAAAAATCAAATTGACTTGTATTTGCGCTATTCCGCAATAAATGACAGGTTTTTGCCGTTTAACAGACGATTTACCTATACAAAAAGTAATATCTTCAATCAAATTAGTTCATAGTTATTCTATCGAATAAGAATAAATAAGATGCCTGCGAAAGTTGTTCTAACAAGGGATGGCAAAAGAGGTCATCCTCCACTTTTGCCAAGGCATCCCCATTTGCGCCCGGAGAGAGTCCTGGGATAACTACGATATTGCCCAGATTGCCTCGTGCTTCAGGTTTTATGTCTTTGTCCCCCCCTCCCTCGCCCCCCACCCCTCCCCGCTATGCCGTTATTGGCGCAGGCCCTTCTGGCTTGTCGGCATTAAGAAATTTGCTGGGGGCGGATATTTCGGCGGTGGCTTTTGAGGCCGCGGCGGATTTGGGGGGGGTCTGGAATTATGCCTCGCCCTCGGGACGGGTCGCCCTGAACACCCATCTGATCTCTTCCCAGCGACTCACTGAATTTGCCGATTTTCCCCTGGATAGAGAGTTGCCCCCTTATTTGCATCATTCCCAGGCACTGACTTATTTTAGGGATTATGCTCGGCATTTTGGCCTATTGCCGCATATTCGCTACGGTCAAGCAGTCAGCCAAGTCGAGCGGCGGGAAGGCTCCCGACCGTGGCGGGTCTGGCTGCATGGGGGTGAATGTCATGATTTTGAGGGCGTCGTGGTGGCCAGCGGCCATCATCAAATTCCCCAGTGGCCTGAGATTCCGGGCAAATTTGAGGGGGAATGGCTGCATTCGGCGCAATATAAATGCCCCGCGCAATTACATGATCGGCGGGTGTTGATCATCGGAGCGGGAAATTCCGCCTGTGATATCGCCGTGGATGCGGCGCAACACGCGCGCCATTGCTGGCTCAGTTGGCGGCGGGGTTATCATTTCCTGCCCAAATTCATCCGCGGCATTCCCGCGGATGTCTGGGGAGAATGGCTCTTGCGGTGGCGGGTCCCCCTCGGGATCAGGCGACTGATCAGCCAATCGATTTCCCGCATTGCGCTGGGCACGCCCGCCAGCTTTGGTTTTCCACCCCCCGATCACCGACCTTGGGAATGCCATCCCCTGGTCAACTCGCAGTTGCTTTATCAGGTGGGGCATGGGCATATTACCCCGTGCGGTCCCGTGCGGGAATTTACAGCCACGGGGGTGGTATTTGCCAATGGCCAGGAATTGCCCGTGGACATGGTCATCTGCGCAACGGGTTATCAAGCGGTGTTTCCATTTATTGAACCCGCCCGCTTGAATATGCGGGATGGCCTGCCACGCCTGTATTTGCACGCTTTTCATCCCACGGATGACAGCTTATACATGGCCGGCATGATCCAACCGGACAGCGGCCAATGGGGACTAACCGACTTGCAAATGAAAATTATGGCCCGCTATTTACAGTTGCGCGACCAAGCCCCCCGGCGCGTGGCTTGGTTCGCTGACTTAAAGATTAGGAATCTGTCCGATCTGGGAAATGGGATCCGTTATTTGGATACCCCCCGTCATCGCCTGGAGGTGGAGCATTTTTCCTATCGGCGCACGCTCACAAAAATTTTAGATCGTTTGCACGGTTAAAACCCGCCCAGGGGGCTCTTGCCCCGGATTCTCTCCCGCCGGTTGCAGTAAATCATTTAATACCCGTAAAAAACTTTCCCGGTGAATCGGTTTGGTAACATAATCGTCGCAACCGGCTTCCAGGCATTCCTCGCGATTGCCAATCATGGCATGGGCGGTAAGGGCGACAATGGGACAAGTAAATCCTAGCGAGCGCAGTCGCCGGACGGCGGTGTAGCCATCCATCAGGGGCATTTGCATGTCAGAGATAATCAAATCATACGACATGCCCATATCGCGCGCGACCACGGCGGCCTGCACGGCTTGCAATCCATTGTCGGTCAGGGTGATATCCGCCCCCGCTTTTTTCAAAATCAACGAAATGAGGCGCTGATTATCGGGACCATCCTCCGCCACCAGAATCTTGCTTCCGGCTAAGGCGGGAAAGGGAGTCGCTGGAGTTGCGATAGAGGAACCCAGCAAGGGATTTAACTGCGCGGAGGGGTTGGAAGGGTCGGCCAGGCATAGCATTTGGCTATCGTCCACCGGACCAATGGGCAAATAAACCGTAAAGACGCTCCCTTTGCCAGCGGAACTGGATACATGGATTTTTCCGCCCAACAATTCGACCAGCCGCCGGGTAATGGTCAGGCCCAGGCCCGTTCCGCCATAGAGGCGCGTCATTGAATTACCAGCCTGGACAAAGGGCTCAAACAATTTGGCTTGCTCGGCCAATGTAATGCCTATGCCATTATCGCTGACGTTAATGCGTAGAGTCCCCTGGTTGGCAAAATCCCGTTCGCAAGAAATTTCAACCTTGACCTCGCCAGTCTCGGTAAATTTGATCCCATTGCCGATTAAGTTAATGAGAATTTGACGCACGCGCAGCGGATCTGTTTGCAAAACCCCTGGCACTTTTCCTTGATAGGCCAATTGCAGCGACAGATTTTTTTCTTCGGCCCGCACCCGCACCAAGGCCAGCGTCTCCGCAAAAAAAGCTGCGGTCGCGGTCGGAATCAACTCTACTTCCATCCGTCCCGCTTCGATTTTTGACAAATCCAAAATGTCGTTAATGATTCTGAGCAAATGTTCGCCATTTTTTTTAATCGTGGCCAGCCATTCCCGCTGCTCTATCGATAGTTGACTGTCTGCTTCCACCAAGAACATATCCGAATAACCCAAGATGGCGGTCATGGGCGTGCGAATTTCGTGGCTCATGTTGGCCAGAAACAGACTTTTGGCCTGATTGGCGGATTCCGCGGATTCTTTGGCCGCCAGCAACACTCGCTGACGGTTTTCTAGCTCAGCGGTCCGCTCGCGTACCCGCGACTCCAGTTTTTCCAGGGAATCTGACAGGTCGCGTCGCGGATCGTCATTGTGCCGTGGATGGGGTTTTGCGAACTTGTGGAAAAAGCCCACGCCTGATTTCCACTTGTGTACGATATACCCCCACCCCACCCCGCTCACCAATGCCAACATCACCACGCCGCTGGCGGTCAAATAATATTTGGTCATCCGGCCCGACAACTCGTTGCCATTCGCCCGCAGATAGAGGTAACCCGCCGTTTGGCCCGCTAGTGTGATTGTATGATTGTATTCCAGCGGACTTTTAATATGCGACTGGGCCGTTTGGCTTGTGTTCCCTACCGGCTTTGGTCCACTTTGGTGATAGCTGGCCAACAATGCTCCGTTAGCATCATAGAGCGCCGCGGCGGCTATTGCCGGATGATCTTTAAGCGATTGGAAGACTTTTTCCCCTGCCCGGGGATCCGCTTGCTGGAGAATTGCCTCTGAAGTTGCCCCCAGCAGTTTCGCTTGGGTTTGCAATTGTTGCTGTTGAGCCAGGGACAATAAGACCCGGTCGGTCAGAATAAATCCCGCACAAGCAACGGCCAGGGCCATCCAAGCCCCCCCGCCAGTGGGGTTGGGGTAGTTTTGTTTAAGCGAACGTAGAAACCCAAAAATCATGCAGTTAAAACACGGGCTGGTTCAAATTTGCTCACTACAAGACGTGTGTCAATAACTGTAGGTTGTAATTACCTCAGAGCAGGGCGATTGCGTTTATTTTGCGGATTGTAGGGTTTTAAAGGGATTTTTTTTATTGTTGTAATAATCAATGTGTCGTTAGGAGGTATTTTCACACTATTGATTACCTGTGGCGGTAAGGCCGAATTAGCAAATCATCTTTTTTTATTTACATCCCGAGGGTTTACTCCCCTTTTGACGATTAAAATAGCGACATTTGATCCTCAAAAGATCGCGCAAGTAGAATGAGGACATCCTGAATAAATATCCGCAAACCTTCGTTTAGTAAAGTTATTTAAAATAAAAAAGTCGTTAACCACTGTCGGCCCGCTCGCCAGGAATTGCTACCAATTTTCTGGCCGCCACGGGGATGGTGATTGGCAAGATTGACCCCCCTTTACGCAATTTCCAAATTCTAGGATAATCGCGGTTTTACCTATTATCCCGACCAGCCACCCGCCGGATTATATAAATATACACAAAAAACTTTAAACGTAGTTTTCAACTTTACCTTTTCTGGACCTGACGCTATGCCGAGCGGCGAACTTGACCAAGAAACGCTACCGTCAGCCTTGAATGGCACTCATGATCTGGCTCCGTCGAATGGCCGGACCAGTGGCGATGGCGAAGACCCCCAACCTGGCATCGCCGCCGTGGCGGAGGACGCCACCGAATCGCTGGAAGGGGAAATTGACGCCGCCACCGAGGCCCTAGAAGCCGAAGAGGCGGCCGAGGAAGATTCTTTGCCTGTCGGGGACCTGGACCCCCTGGAAACCGAGGAATGGCTAGAATCCCTGCATTACGTGCTGCAAAGCAAAGGGCCTGAACGCGTCCAGTTTTTACTGGAAAAACTGGAAGAAGCGGCCCTCCGCCTGGGCGTGGAAGTGCCGTTTACGCCCAACACACCGTATATCAACACGATTCCCGCGCATAAACAGCCGATTTATCCGGGCAATCGCGAGTTAGAGCGCCGGATCAAAAGCATTATTCGCTGGAACGCCATGGCCATGGTCGTGCGGGCCAATCGGGAAGATGGCTCGGTCGGGGGGCATATTAGCACGTTTGCCAGTTCCGCCACCTTGTACGAAGTCGCGCTGAATCACTTTATTCGAGGTCGGGGGGATGATTACTCCGGCGATCAGGTTTATTACCAGGGGCACGCCGCGCCGGGAATGTATTCCCGCGCGTTCCTCGAAGGCCGTCTGACCGAGGAACACCTGCTGAATTTTCGCCGCGAGCTGCGCGGCGGACCGGGAAAAGGGCTCAGCTCTTATCCCCACCCCTGGCTCATGCCCGAATTTTGGGAGTATCCCACGGTATCAATGGGCCTAGGGCCGATCATGTCGATCTATCAGGCCCGCTTTAATAAGTATCTGCAGGACCGCGGGATTAAGGACACCAGCCAGCAAAAAGTGTGGTGTTTTATTGGGGACGGCGAATGTGACGAGCCCGAAACCCTGGGGGCGATTACCCTGGCCGCCCGCGAAGAACTGGACAACCTGATCTTTGTGATCAATTGCAACCTGCAGCGGTTGGACGGACCGGTCCGCGGCAATGGTAAAATCATCCAAGAGCTAGAGGGAGCCTTTCGCGGCGCGGGTTGGAACGTCATCAAGGTCATCTGGGGAGACCACTGGGATCCGTTGTTGGCGGCGGACGAGTCCGGCCTGCTGGTCCAGCGCATGGGGGAGGTCATCGATGGCGAATATCAAAACTACATCGTCAAAAGCGGCGCTTACATTCGCGAGCACTTTTTTGGCAAATATCCCGAATTGCTGGAACTCGTCGGTAATTTGAGCGATGAAAAACTCAAGAAGCTGAATCGTGGCGGCCATGATCCAGAAAAAGTCTATGCCGCCTACGACGCCGCCGTGCATACCGTGGGCAAACCCACCGTTATCCTGGCCAAAACGATCAAGGGTTACGGTCTGGGAGAGGCGGGCGAAGGCCGCAACATGACCCACCAAAAGAAAAAGTACAACGAAGAGGAACTGCGCGAATTTCGCACGCGGTTTTCGATTCCCATTAGCGATGAGGATGTGGCGAAGACGCCCTTCTATAAACCGGCCGAGGACTCCGCCGAAATGCGCTACCTGCGCGAGCGCCGGGCCGCCCTGGGGGGGCCTTCGCCATCCCGTCCCGCGCGCGAGAAACTTCCCACGCTGATCACGCCTGCCTTTGAAACCTACAAATCCTTTGTTGATAAATTTGCCGGCACCAACAACGCCACGACATTTGGGGCGGTTCGGTTAATGCGGGAATTGATGAAGGACAAAACCATTGGCAAGCATATCGTACCGATCGTCCCGGACGAGTCACGCACCTTTGGCATGGATTCGCTCTTTCGCGAGGTCGGAATTTACGCCCACACGGGCCAATTGTACGAACCGGTGGATTCTGACCAGATCGCCTATTATCGCGAGGCGGTGGATGGGCAGATTTTGGAGGAAGGGATCACCGAGGCGGGGTCGATGGCCAGCTTTATCGCGGCCGGAACCAGCTATTCGGCCCATGGTGTGCCGATGATCCCGATGTTTATTTATTACAGCATGTTTGGGTTTCAACGGATTGGCGATCTGGTATGGTGCGCGCTCGATGCCCGGACCCGCGGCTTTATGCTGGGTGGGACGGCGGGGCGCACAACGCTGGCGGGGGAGGGCCTGCAACACCAGGATGGCAACAGCCACCTCTTTGCCATCGCCTATCCCAATGTGCGCAGCTACGATCCGGCGTTCATTTATGAGTTGGCGGTGATTATCCTCGACGGTATGAAAAAGATGTACCAACTGGGCGAGGACGCCATTTACTACATCACGATCGGCAACGAGGAATACGAGCAGCCCCCCATGCCCGCCGGTTGCGAGGAAGGGATTATTAAGGGGATTTACAAATTCCGCACGGTCGCACCCCCTGGGGGAGAGGGTCGGGGTGAGGGACAACCCCTGCAAGCGCAGCTCTTTGGCAGCGGCGCGATCATGAACGAAGTCCTACGGGCGCAAAAAATCCTAGCCGAGAAATACAACGTCGCCAGTACCGCCTGGAGCGTCACCAGCTATAAGGAACTGCGCCGCGACGCGCACGCCACGCGCCGCTGGAACATGTTTCACCCGGACCAGCCACCGCGGCAGTCCTATTTTGAACAAGCCATCGCCGGGGCCACGGGAGTATTCATCGCCGCCAGCGACAATGTCCGCGGCGTGCCGGAACAACTCGACCCCTGGGTTCCGGGGGGATTATTTACCCTGGGAACGGACGGCTTTGGCCGCAGCGAGACCCGCGCCCCTTTGCGTCGGCACTTTGAAGTCGATGCCGAAAGTATCGCCGTGGCCACGCTGTACCGCCTGGCCCAAAATGGCCAGTTTAGTACCGCGGAAGTTGCCGCGGCGATCCGCGATCTGGGCATTGATCCAGAAAAGGCGGACCCGTTTTTTGCGTGAGGCTCACGACAATTTGGCATGTTGAAATACTGATAAGACAGGATCACGGAGTCACGGAGAAAAATTCAGAGGTGCACGGAGCAGACAGAATACCTAGAAAAACGAATAATTTTAATGTTTTGATTGAGTGATTGTCGTTTTTAGATTATCCGTGCATATCCGTGGCTCATAATATCTTTGCCAGGATGGACACGGATTTTCGCAGATGAATCTACTCCATATACATCGGTATTCCACTCCGTGCCTCCGTGCTAAAATATTTGTAGCTTTCAGGACACAATCTCAGCCCTCCCTTCCCTTATTTGACACCAACCCGCGACATGGAATTCAAACTTCCCAACTTGGGCGAAAATATCGACTCTGGCGACATCACCGGCGTGCTGGTAAACGTGGGGGATATCGTGGCCCCCAATCAGGATGTGCTTGAGGTCGAGACCGGCAAAGCGGTTGTGGCCGTGCCGCTCAAAGAGGGGGGCAAAATCACCAAAATATTGGTCAAGGCGGGTGACACCGTAAATATCGGCGCTCCGGTGTTCGAGTATGAACCCGCCGCCGCGAGCGCGTCCAAACCCGCCGCCAAACCCGCGGCCGCGGCCAAGCCCGCCACTGCCGCCAAGCCCGCCGCAAAACCGGCTCCCGTGGCCACGGCGACCGCTCCCCGTCCCGCTCCGCCAAAACCCGCTCCGGTAGCGCCCCCCCCTGCCCCACCTCCACCAACACCGGCTCCGGCAACCGCGGTGGCCAGCAATGGCCAATCCAGCACGGCCCTTGCCGCACCAGCCGGTCCCGAAGTACGCCGCCTGGCGCGAGAGCTGGGCGTGGACCTCTCCCGCGTGGCGGGTTCCGGCGCGGATGGCCGCATCCTGCGCGAGGATGTCATCGCCGCGGTTCGACATGCCAATCTCTCCGGTGTGGGCCTGTCAACGGCGACTCCCGGCTATAACGAACGTGACGGCTTTGGGCCCATCTTGCGCGAGCCACTCTCGCGCATGCGCAAGACCATCGCCGCCAACATGGTCTACAGCGTACAGACCATTCCGCAACTTACCAACTTTGACGACGCCGACGTGACCGAGCTGGAACGCATCCGCAAGGCCAGCGCCGACCATTACAAGGCTAGCGGCCAGCCGATCAAGCTGACCGCGCTGGCGTTTGTGATCAAGGCGGTCGCCCTCTCGCTTAAAACACATAAGACGATCAACGCCAGCCTGGATATGGAGTCGGGCCAGATCATTTACAAAGGCTACGTCAACGTGGGCGTGGCGGTCGATACCGAGCATGGCCTGATGGTGCCGGTCATCCGGGATGTGGATCGGCTGTCCATTCCCCAACTGGCGCAGGCGATCACGGGCATTGCCGAGCGGGCCAAAAAGCGCGAAATCAAACCGGAGGAAATGACCGGCGGCACGTTTACCATCAGCAATCTAGGGGCCATAGGGGGGACGTACAGTACGCCCATTATTAATCCGCCGGAGGTGGCGATCCTGCTGGTGGGCCGCTCGCGCAAGTTGCCCATTGTGACCGACGATGGGAAAATCGAGCCGCGGCTGATGATGCCGCTCAGTCTGACGTATGACCACCGCCTGGTGGA from Pirellulales bacterium carries:
- a CDS encoding NAD(P)-binding domain-containing protein, which produces MSLSPPPSPPTPPRYAVIGAGPSGLSALRNLLGADISAVAFEAAADLGGVWNYASPSGRVALNTHLISSQRLTEFADFPLDRELPPYLHHSQALTYFRDYARHFGLLPHIRYGQAVSQVERREGSRPWRVWLHGGECHDFEGVVVASGHHQIPQWPEIPGKFEGEWLHSAQYKCPAQLHDRRVLIIGAGNSACDIAVDAAQHARHCWLSWRRGYHFLPKFIRGIPADVWGEWLLRWRVPLGIRRLISQSISRIALGTPASFGFPPPDHRPWECHPLVNSQLLYQVGHGHITPCGPVREFTATGVVFANGQELPVDMVICATGYQAVFPFIEPARLNMRDGLPRLYLHAFHPTDDSLYMAGMIQPDSGQWGLTDLQMKIMARYLQLRDQAPRRVAWFADLKIRNLSDLGNGIRYLDTPRHRLEVEHFSYRRTLTKILDRLHG
- a CDS encoding ATP-binding protein — encoded protein: MIFGFLRSLKQNYPNPTGGGAWMALAVACAGFILTDRVLLSLAQQQQLQTQAKLLGATSEAILQQADPRAGEKVFQSLKDHPAIAAAALYDANGALLASYHQSGPKPVGNTSQTAQSHIKSPLEYNHTITLAGQTAGYLYLRANGNELSGRMTKYYLTASGVVMLALVSGVGWGYIVHKWKSGVGFFHKFAKPHPRHNDDPRRDLSDSLEKLESRVRERTAELENRQRVLLAAKESAESANQAKSLFLANMSHEIRTPMTAILGYSDMFLVEADSQLSIEQREWLATIKKNGEHLLRIINDILDLSKIEAGRMEVELIPTATAAFFAETLALVRVRAEEKNLSLQLAYQGKVPGVLQTDPLRVRQILINLIGNGIKFTETGEVKVEISCERDFANQGTLRINVSDNGIGITLAEQAKLFEPFVQAGNSMTRLYGGTGLGLTITRRLVELLGGKIHVSSSAGKGSVFTVYLPIGPVDDSQMLCLADPSNPSAQLNPLLGSSIATPATPFPALAGSKILVAEDGPDNQRLISLILKKAGADITLTDNGLQAVQAAVVARDMGMSYDLIISDMQMPLMDGYTAVRRLRSLGFTCPIVALTAHAMIGNREECLEAGCDDYVTKPIHRESFLRVLNDLLQPAGENPGQEPPGRVLTVQTI
- the aceE gene encoding pyruvate dehydrogenase (acetyl-transferring), homodimeric type; translation: MPSGELDQETLPSALNGTHDLAPSNGRTSGDGEDPQPGIAAVAEDATESLEGEIDAATEALEAEEAAEEDSLPVGDLDPLETEEWLESLHYVLQSKGPERVQFLLEKLEEAALRLGVEVPFTPNTPYINTIPAHKQPIYPGNRELERRIKSIIRWNAMAMVVRANREDGSVGGHISTFASSATLYEVALNHFIRGRGDDYSGDQVYYQGHAAPGMYSRAFLEGRLTEEHLLNFRRELRGGPGKGLSSYPHPWLMPEFWEYPTVSMGLGPIMSIYQARFNKYLQDRGIKDTSQQKVWCFIGDGECDEPETLGAITLAAREELDNLIFVINCNLQRLDGPVRGNGKIIQELEGAFRGAGWNVIKVIWGDHWDPLLAADESGLLVQRMGEVIDGEYQNYIVKSGAYIREHFFGKYPELLELVGNLSDEKLKKLNRGGHDPEKVYAAYDAAVHTVGKPTVILAKTIKGYGLGEAGEGRNMTHQKKKYNEEELREFRTRFSIPISDEDVAKTPFYKPAEDSAEMRYLRERRAALGGPSPSRPAREKLPTLITPAFETYKSFVDKFAGTNNATTFGAVRLMRELMKDKTIGKHIVPIVPDESRTFGMDSLFREVGIYAHTGQLYEPVDSDQIAYYREAVDGQILEEGITEAGSMASFIAAGTSYSAHGVPMIPMFIYYSMFGFQRIGDLVWCALDARTRGFMLGGTAGRTTLAGEGLQHQDGNSHLFAIAYPNVRSYDPAFIYELAVIILDGMKKMYQLGEDAIYYITIGNEEYEQPPMPAGCEEGIIKGIYKFRTVAPPGGEGRGEGQPLQAQLFGSGAIMNEVLRAQKILAEKYNVASTAWSVTSYKELRRDAHATRRWNMFHPDQPPRQSYFEQAIAGATGVFIAASDNVRGVPEQLDPWVPGGLFTLGTDGFGRSETRAPLRRHFEVDAESIAVATLYRLAQNGQFSTAEVAAAIRDLGIDPEKADPFFA
- a CDS encoding 2-oxo acid dehydrogenase subunit E2, with the protein product MEFKLPNLGENIDSGDITGVLVNVGDIVAPNQDVLEVETGKAVVAVPLKEGGKITKILVKAGDTVNIGAPVFEYEPAAASASKPAAKPAAAAKPATAAKPAAKPAPVATATAPRPAPPKPAPVAPPPAPPPPTPAPATAVASNGQSSTALAAPAGPEVRRLARELGVDLSRVAGSGADGRILREDVIAAVRHANLSGVGLSTATPGYNERDGFGPILREPLSRMRKTIAANMVYSVQTIPQLTNFDDADVTELERIRKASADHYKASGQPIKLTALAFVIKAVALSLKTHKTINASLDMESGQIIYKGYVNVGVAVDTEHGLMVPVIRDVDRLSIPQLAQAITGIAERAKKREIKPEEMTGGTFTISNLGAIGGTYSTPIINPPEVAILLVGRSRKLPIVTDDGKIEPRLMMPLSLTYDHRLVDGAAAARFLTDVIGYLQSPGPLLLAQ